The Accipiter gentilis chromosome Z, bAccGen1.1, whole genome shotgun sequence DNA window CCTCCAAAATAAAGCATCCTCCTCAAAATATTTCATACGCCCCCTGACGCTACATTAGCCTCCACACATTCAAGAATACAGCGCAGTATAGCAGGTTTTAGTCTAACAGTTCAGAAACAAACTCACTCATTTGCAGGACACTGTTTTACCCTTTAGAATTCAAAAGCTCCTCAACTGCCATCACTTATCAGGATTGCACAGTTTTCTTGTGGGGGGGAAGGTTTGATTTTAATCGTAAGCTCCAAAAAATTTCTGTTATTGAACCTAGTTCCTGCTACTAAGGGCAACCGTGTCTTTTTCATCCTTTCATTCACAGCTGGATTTTCACTTGCGTCAGTTCTCCTGTGTGGCTCCCCCAGAGCACTCCAGAGGCTGTTCCAAAGGCCTACAACCTGGCTATTCTGAACCTTCTTCTGGTCCCCAACCATATCAAgttacaataaaattaattttaatttattgtacAAGAATTATGAATGTCATTTATTAAACCCTCCCAGGAGGAGATCCAGCAGAGTTACTCTTTCACCAAATGTCAATTGTTGTCCTTCATCCATTGCTCAATCCATTGCATAATCTGATCCAAATTTCTCTCTAGGTCTTCTGGAGTGTTGCTGGGTAACTGGTGTACAATTTCCTCTCGATATGACAACATAGCTTCCTCATACAGTGTCTGAAAAATTTCACACTGAAGGTTGTCTTGCAGCTTTTTCCCTTTGTAGCCCCTAGAAAACAAGAACAACACTGAGAGACGGTCTTAGGTAACGCAGAGCACTAGCAAGATCTCCGGTGAAGTCACACAACAGTACTTTACTTCTTATTTACTCCACTGACATACCTGCTTTCAAGTCTGTCATACAGAAATGAATTTTCCGTACGAAGTACAAATACTATATGAAACCACCGTTCAGGGAAAAAATCACAGCCGTGATAATCGACAATAACTCCACCCTCACTCATTTTATCTTCCAGTTCATCAATTAcctacaaaaaaccccaaagatagGCATGTTTATCTGGAATTACAGAAAGTCAAAATACAAAAATGGTAGGTTTTGTAGTTGGACTTACCCTGTCTTCATCCAAAATCGGACAATCGTATTCCTCATCAAAACCTTCATAGAGTTCTCCTGCAGCAAAAATAATTCGTGGAAGTCTGTGAAGTCACAGCAATTATTAAAATTACTTATATAGTTGTGTTTATTTCAGGAGGATGGAAACAAAAGGTAGTCTTTAGAGCAAGGAATGCTTTGCTTACAAATTCGTGTAAGGATAGGTTTGTTATTTATTACTTAGTGCAAAGTCTGCCACTGTTACTTAAATGCTTTTTTAAGCTCATGCCaccaaaaacatttctgttaacGCAAATTCATTgcgttttcatttaatttataacACATGCGCTACAAGCCCACGGttacacaaagcaaaaaatatctgAACTACTTTGACGGGCCGCTTTGTAAATACAGCCTACCTTCTTTTGCCACGTCGCCCACGTTAATATAGGTCATTCCCATTCTTGACGCAAGTTCTTTTCCGAGTGTGGTTTTCCCAACACCCGGAGTACCTAGAGACAAAACACCATATAAAATGGTGAGAGAAGAGCCTGCAACTCCCCTTCAAATCACTTGCTAAGGAGTCACAAAGGCAGCTTTTGTCAGCCAGGGCTGGCAAGTTCCTGTACGAGAAAGGAGGCAAAAAGCTGCACGAGAAGGAAAACCACGTAAGAGCAACGTCTAGAGATCACACAGAAAACTCTTCACTTTGCGCAAAAGCGTTACTCCAACCGGGATGACGCAAAAGTAAACCCTGCTTCGTTTAAAAGCCCCAATTAATAGGGAAAAGCCCCGAGCTTTCACGCACAGCAGCCCGGCACCGCCTGCGCCGGGCCCTCACACCCCGAATCACCCCGGGCTGTGAACGCGGTTGGGGCTggccctgcgggggggggggggggggggggaaggccccAGCCCCGCCAGGCTCCCCCGCCCGCacccccggcagccccgccgcggccctTAGCCACCCGGACACCAGCGGCGTCCTCCCTCTTCGGTCCTAGGCCCGGCCCGCCGCTACCACCGTCCCGTACCGGTCAGCAGAAGGTTGGGCCGCTTCATGCCGCCGCCAGCAGCGGCTGCCGGTCGCCTAGAAAAGACGTTGCGCAGGGgcctccgccgccgctgccgcaCGCTGATGGCGTCACCCACCCTGCCTGCTGGGCCGGCGGGAGCGCCGCGGACAGCTAAAAGCCGCCGGAAGAGAAGGGCCCTTCGGCAGCTCGGCGGTCCGGTGTGAGGGGGctcggctcggcctggcccggcccggccggtcTGCTCTGGGCTCGGCTGTGCTCACGGCGTCCCGCTGCCGCCTCGGCCCGCCCGGGTGCCTCCCCGGGAGCGGGGCTCTCCTCCCCTCAGGCCTGGCGGTGGCAGCGGGGCCGCCCGGCGGATGGGCCCCGCCCGGGCTGAGGATGTCTGGAAGCTCCTCGGGAAGGGCGGCGGAGGTAGGGCCGCGCCGGGGGGCACGGACGGAGGGACGCGGTAGGGGCGGGGAGTCCCGGGCGCCGCTCCGCCAGCGGGGCGGGCTGCGGCCGAAGGCCTGTCCTAAGGAGGGCTTCTGCTGCGTCCGGCGgctgcggctggcggcggccTTAGGGCCCGTAATTACTTCTTAGTCTCTGTGTTGGCAGTTCCTCGTCGGTtgcggccccccccgccccgtgtagGACGTTTATCTTCTTAGTTACTGCGGCAGCGTGTAAAGAAGAAACTCCCTCACACGGTGGTATCTGGCCCGCTGGCGAATATGCAAATTCCACTAAAAATAGCTTTTGTCAGAACAACGTTGAAAGCAAACCGCGCAGAGGCAAATCCTCCTTCCCCGTTGCTAATCCCTCTTGCTCTCAGATGATTTCTTGTCTGGTAATGGCCTCTTGCAGTAATTTATAAGAT harbors:
- the AK6 gene encoding adenylate kinase isoenzyme 6, with protein sequence MKRPNLLLTGTPGVGKTTLGKELASRMGMTYINVGDVAKEGELYEGFDEEYDCPILDEDRVIDELEDKMSEGGVIVDYHGCDFFPERWFHIVFVLRTENSFLYDRLESRGYKGKKLQDNLQCEIFQTLYEEAMLSYREEIVHQLPSNTPEDLERNLDQIMQWIEQWMKDNN